The Cyclopterus lumpus isolate fCycLum1 chromosome 6, fCycLum1.pri, whole genome shotgun sequence genome contains a region encoding:
- the LOC117732165 gene encoding histone H2B-like has translation MPDPPVKAPKKGSKKAVSKTVSKTGKKRRKSRKESYAIYVYKVMKQVHPDTGISSKAMGIMNCFVSDIFERIAGEASRLAHYNKRSTITSREIQTAVRLLLPGELAKHAVSEGTKAVTKYTSSK, from the coding sequence ATGCCTGATCCCCCCGTCAAAGCGCCCAAGAAGGGCTCCAAGAAAGCCGTCTCTAAGACCGTCAGCAAGACcggcaagaagaggagaaagtccAGGAAGGAGAGCTACGCCATCTACGTGTACAAGGTGATGAAGCAGGTCCACCCCGATACCGGTATCTCCTCCAAGGCCATGGGCATCATGAACTGCTTCGTGAGCGACATCTTTGAGCGCATCGCCGGTGAGGCCTCTCGTCTGGCTCACTACAACAAGcgctccaccatcacttccagGGAGATCCAGACCGCTGTCCGCCTGCTGCTGCCCGGCGAGCTGGCGAAGCACGCGGTGTCTGAGGGAACCAAGGCCGTGACCAAGTACACCAGCTCCAAGTAA
- the LOC117732168 gene encoding histone H4 — MSGRGKGGKGLGKGGAKRHRKVLRDNIQGITKPAIRRLARRGGVKRISGLIYEETRGVLKVFLENVIRDAVTYTEHAKRKTVTAMDVVYALKRQGRTLYGFGG; from the coding sequence ATGAGCGGAAGAGgcaaaggaggaaaaggactCGGTAAAGGAGGCGCTAAGCGTCACCGCAAAGTCCTCCGTGATAACATCCAGGGAATCACCAAGCCCGCTATCCGCCGTCTGGCTCGCCGCGGTGGAGTGAAGCGTATCTCCGGTCTGATCTACGAGGAGACCCGCGGAGTGCTGAAGGTCTTCCTGGAGAACGTGATCCGTGATGCCGTCACCTACACCGAGCACGCCAAGAGGAAGACGGTGACCGCCATGGATGTGGTGTATGCTCTGAAGAGACAGGGACGCACTCTCTACGGATTCGGGGGTTAA